aactcaaatctctatcttgtgtcaaaagatgggctcaatatAACAGTGGGAAGGTCTCACTCCATAAATAGaaatctgacgcgtctgtgcagttttgcactcaaaagactccaaaagacaccaaaatcaccactttcctccaaatcgtccatgaacctgtaaacactctaaatagactctatatagtagtaaatatatcttaaaacagctatataccatggctaataatgggtaaaatccatggtatgtCACCTTTTCCTTgaattttgcttcttctttctcGGTGTTTTTTTTCCACAACTTCCACTATTTTTTTCAGATTCTTCCACCAATTCCTCAGCTGTTTCTTCTGGCTTTTCTAATTCTTCGTCAGTGGAATTTTCAGCTTCCTCCACCATTATTTCAGCATGTTTTTCGGTGAGACTCTACTCTACAACTTCCTcatctttttccttttctccacAGGATTCTTATCACTTTCCTCAGCATTTTCCTCCACATCTTGTTCCACATCTGTTTCAATTGACTTCTCAGCTTACTCAGCCTCTTTCTCAGTCTCAATAGCTTCTTTCTCAGTTACCATAGCTTCTTCCTCATTGTTTTTTTCCTCTGTTTCCACAGCTTTCTCTGCTTCTACTGCTGATGGCGTTATCCTACCACGTAGTGGTGTAAAAGTTCCTTCGGATTCTTTCTCAGCCTCCTTCTCTAGTTTCTCAGCGTTTTCAGCCTCTTTCTTCTGCTCTTCATCATCGTTTTCAGAGTCCTTCTCCTTATTTTCCTCACTTGGTCAaacctttttcttcttctccacatcTTCATCATTGTCAGATTCAGAAAGAATTATCCTCCACGCTGCATCCGCCTCTACTCTCCTCCTCTCAGCCTCTTGCTCATCATACTCACTGTTCTCCATTTCTTCATCATCCTCTTTCTCATAATTCTCACTGTTCTCTTTTTCCTCCTCATTATTTTCACTATTTTCCTTGACTTCCTCagcttcttgctcttcctccTCGACATCTTCTTCAAGTTTTTCATCATCCTCACGATTTTCAACTTTCGCACCAGTCTCACTGTTTTCAACTTTCTCACCAGTCTCACTGTTTTCTTTGCCTTTCTCACCAACCTCCTTTCCATAATCTCTACCATCATCTTTACCATAATCTCTACCAGCATCCCACTAATCAAAATCCATTGCTTCACCACGACTCTTCTCTTACCCTTACTCTCAATAGAAGCTACTGTTCGTTCTATTTTCCTATCCTTTCTCTTCGGAATTCGTTGATTCTTTTCAATGAAACTCAACCTTGAGTCCATAACCTCCAGCTTTGCCTCCACCATTGCGGTAAGTCTATCAAATCCTTCTCCCATTGCCTTCACAATCCTGTCTTCTAGACCTTTCAAACTCTGCTCTAAACCTGAATTGAGGATGATTCTTCTACTGACTTCACCTTCGCTTTGTCTTTCTTCTTTGTA
This region of Brassica napus cultivar Da-Ae chromosome C5, Da-Ae, whole genome shotgun sequence genomic DNA includes:
- the LOC106404114 gene encoding uncharacterized protein At3g43530-like, translating into MKGQKRKRPSTRGGVSTRARKTVSDENEPTRQPPHTLEFYIKSTEFTKTCKIQTKCFVKNTVDVIKKLKEEVSWFTSHPQFRHFSHMPDEKYRKLQGMWMLLLRTICTEEEDVAWFAVNDSPCEDCPRMCKSRFTNSSMRGYPLEDIYAALGKTKVKNSVLVPTTSEETLLACIIDEEQEYHQERQSEGEVSRRIILNSGLEQSLKGLEDRIVKAMGEGFDRLTAMVEAKLEWDAGRDYGKDDGRDYGKEVGEKGKENSETGEKVENSETGAKVENREDDEKLEEDVEEEEQEAEEVKENSENNEEEKENSENYEKEDDEEMENSEYDEQEAERRRVEADAAWRIILSESDNDEDVEKKKKKKEAENAEKLEKEAEKESEGTFTPLRGRITPSAVEAEKAVETEEKNNEEEAMVTEKEAIETEKEAE